The DNA region GCTTTCCGCAGATCGTCCGTTTCAGTTGGTCTACCGCagaaaaaattcttgaaaCCAATGCATTGACCGTCGAGTGGGAGGAAATAGAGGATCCTGGAATGCCTAGCGAgcaaaaaatttctaaattttttgcCAAATCACCTTTGAAATCCTATAAGGTTCACGTTAAAAAGCATATTTTCTTTACGGAACGATGTATTACCAATGCTAGTACTCTATGACGATCTCTCTTGCGCCGATTTATCGCGCcgtaataaaattactttgtgtagtcgaatatttttcttttttttccatgattTTATTTGATCGGTATACAAGATATTTGGAcagatttctctttttataaatctcaATGCTCCGAAAGATcggcaatatatatatatatatgtatatatacatatatatatatatatatatatatatatatatatatatatagagctGTACCTacttcgcttttttttcttttctttttttctccttccattgcttaacataattttatctttaaatcttGTATAacgtacattttatttatgtacatatgtacaaaatattgttaaagtcgtcgtatatgaaattttagtcgcatttatctttaattacaTTCTACGactataattaacaattaggAATGTTTATcgcaataatttcaatatctttGGTACACACGCTAGATTTACATAGTTTACAATCATCCTAAAATAtgacatcattattattgtatgaTTTATAGCGACTAGAATGTTAAAAGCTATGATGTAGAGAGCGCAACAACGATTTGAAATGTTATTGTtgattgttttcctttcttcttccttttcttctttttgcgttttctctttcttcgcctttgaatttctttattttcatacttTGTACcgtaagaaattataataccaGCTTGGACTCTCGATACTGGACTTGCGTCAAGTTGATCGTCCAACGATTGagttaaaaatcgattatatccCAAGGccgattataaaatttttatgatagtTGATAAGTATGATTATAATCGTGCAACGCATTGAAATTTAATGGCATGCTTGGCGATTGATATAcggaaaaattgttaaatcgtAAGTAAGAAATTCagtcataaatataataatcaacgCTAATATGTTTATACGCGTAAATGGGAAAAGGATCTatttacatgcatatgtacgaTAAAGATGGTATCCCCTAAAACTGGAAATTCTATCGATCGTTCCTTGATCTATTTGATTAAATCCTATGATTAAATGATTCATTCGATAAGGTCCATTTCGGACAATCGCTTTTACATTTCattcaaacaattttaattaatcttttcgaCGTTCGAGATATCGATCAAGCGCGATCAAGTTGAATGAGAAATCGATTGCGTATAAGTAGTTGCATAGATTCGTTCCATAGATATGTATGCTGATAattcgttcgtcgttcgtcgttcgtcgttcgtcgttcgtcgttcgtcgttcgtcgttcgtcgttcgtACGCCAatctaattcatttttctttttgtttttccccgAATATCAAAATTACCAATGATTAACGAGTTTTTACAtggaattgaaaataatatcatcgCCGTACGACACGCATTGTACCCGATCGATCCCGGTAAAAGCGCGTATTATCGagtgaaaatacaaaaatgaaaaaaagaggatcgaagagatagagagactaTCCGttgaaaatcatttatcaataaaatctcCTAgttcattgtaaaaatatcgAGCATATCGATCATCCACGATCGGTCTCGCTCGTCGGAATTCTTTAATATGCGCACGCGTATGCacttgaattaattaaaagcgACACTTTATGCGACCCTAGGCTTCGCTAAgtggaatgataaaaaaatataaacaaggTAGATAATTTGATAGATTATTTCACGCCGATGCGTCATTAGGAGCGacaaaggaggaggagagtcCTTTGACCTTACCGGAATATAAGTAATCCTAGGGTTAGCAGCGACAGAGATGATGCTATGGATTTGACGGTTCCACTCGctgaaaaacaacaacaatatcgattaaaaatatccgTTTATGTAATTTAGACATTCGTACTTTGTTTGATCGATTCTCGTTTTATTAGTGAGAATGaaaacgtaaataatatttatcggaTATACCCAAAATGTGTTCCGCGTGTGTGTGGCCTTGCGCTCTTGTCTCCCTACTCTCCATTACCGGAATCTTTAGGGGCCTTTCACCCTCTATACTGAGCTCGTTCGATTTCCAATATACGGTCGCTATCGTCGCCAGGCATTTGATCTTCATGTCACCCTTCTTGAAGTGTTTCGTACGCAGACGAAACTCCAGACCAAGTACGGCGGTCTCTAGACCCTCGCGGTCTACCTCCGTGATATGAGGTCCTCTTAGGTATTGTGGATCGACCTGATCGACAAAGGAATATGCACGCgcgccttctctctctctctctctctctttctctctctctctctctctctctctcgccgtttttatatgttttaatttaCTTACGGGCTCGCCATTTATGAACCAACTGAGCATAGCGGCTGGTTTCGATTTGGCCGACGTGCAGTTGAATCGCACGACGTCCGACACTTGATAACGACGCCTGCCAGGTCTACCCGTGATAACAGGCCCGTTCTCGGGTAGggctgaaaataaaaaaagtcatCCATTAACAATGATAGGCCGCAAGCATCCTGAAAACATTCGGTCGCACTTACCGACTACCATCATATCGGAATGATCGGATACAGTCTGAAAGGAAGGTGCCTCCGCCGAAACCTCGCACCTGTATCTTCCAGAACTCATTAGATTAACGGAGTAAAGAACGACCGATCTTTCGGTAGAGTTATGAAtctaaatgaaagaaagaaaaataatagatgagagaaaaaagtgtgtgtgtgtgtgtgtgtgtattatacCTATACCTATATCGTATAGGTTTGCAAGAAAAATCGTTAAATGGTCCTTACGTCGACGGTAACGCCGGGAAGTGGAAAAACCAATACAGGTGGCATATCCCTGGGTACGTATCGATAAAATTCGTTGCCATCCTTGTACCACTTAACCGAGTAGAGTATCTCGCCGTCCAGGCTAAAGCTACACTCGAGACGTATGTTCTGTCCTCGTACAACGTATTGCGGTATAACGAGCTCCAGCATCCTGAGCGCTTCTACTTCTAAAACAAATCCAAATGCGACGTATGTATCGACGTAATCGTGCGAATAAGCATACACAGTCCTTTCATAAATTCCGAAGACAATGCGACGATTAATATCCTGATTTGacattaatcataattttcaaTCATTAATTTACGTTTTAATCCAATTCCGATTACCATAGATCACGATAATTACTTCATGGGTTATTTCTTCTACGCATTTCGTTCAAACATACACGTAAGCATAAACGTTTAACGTAAAGAAGAAGTCGGTAAGGTATTGAAGAGCCGATATTCGAAATGGAATCACCCTCGTATTAATTCCTATGGTTGCAGAGAACCGATAAAGTttacagagacagagataaagataggaTTGACATCGTCGATCTAATTAATGACGTATATTAAACGATGCGCGAAACGACATTACGAAAGGACTCGCTGTTCCCCTTGTTCATCGAAAACTCGATGAAGATTTTATGCGTGCGtgagtgcgtgcgtgcgtgcgtgcgtgcgtgagtGCGTGCGTGAGTGCGTGCGTGAGTGCGTGCGTGCAACCAAGCCAGAAACGAGATCGAAAAAGCAGAAACGATCTTCCCGTGGCCTCTCCTTGTCCTATCGCTTTTTCGCCAGAGGCGCGTGTACAACGTTGAACTGACTCACGAAATGATCCACCCCCCTGTGTCGTTCAATATGCATGAGTTATCATTCCCAACGCGCTAAGAATGAATCATACCTATATCCGTATcctcgatatatgtatgtatgtatgtatattacacccgttcgttcattcatctATCCTTTctaccaatttttttttttcaagcctctttctttttccattatttcatatatattatgtcaccctcttttctttctatctaaaaGCGTTcttagtttaataaaaatacgataaattcCTAAATACCGATCTCATTTGGCAAATCCCATTTATGATTGACTCTTATAAcgatcgttttcttctttttttccttttttgttttcttttgctttcgttttctttttttttttttttttttttttttttttttttttgttcttttttttcaacaaaataaattcGCCAAAGAGCTAAAGAGAATAGAGGCAATGGCGtcggaatagaaaaaagggcCCGCGACTAACGAACGGTTAATAGGTATGAGTAATCGTCATCGGGCTATGAGGTCACCGGAAAACAATGCCATTTTTCCACCGTTTCGTCCTTATTTGAAAAACGCATTAATCAACGCGTCCGGAAACGGACGGTAACGTTGATGTCGTCGGTTAATTGCCCGTCAAGGATCGGTGATCTAAACTCGTGATATTTTCGAGGATAGGTATGTTTTAGTCGTTAGCGTTGCCGAAAGTACATTTTTCAAAAGGCTCGCTCCTCcttaaacaatatttactcGTTCATTTCTCTTACGgaatgaatgataaaaagtCAACGAGGTGTGGTATTATACCTGTGATAGGTGGGTACGTAATGCATTcctaaaagtaaatttttatccTGCTCATTAAATGGCCGTGATCACGCGTGCCTAATTTACAAAAAGCCGGACCATTTTCGTGCGGCAATAATGCACGCTTATAACGCGTTCTCGTGCGGTTCTTAGATCGTGACTCAGAAAGGGAGGCGTTATAAAAAAACTTGTCGTACACGATCACGAAAGAGCGAGGGCGACTATCGATCTCTTTACCTTAAGGCGAAACATCGAGTCGGCAGGCTccggcgagagagagagagagagagagagagagagagagagagagagagagagagagagagagcataaaattcgaaaatagTTTGTGTAAACTCGATCGAGCGGACTTCCTGGATAGGAATTTCCGTCGTCgcggaaataaaaaaagggagaaagagatgggTAAACGAGCGACATAAAACAGCGCAAAATTCGAGCTACTCGTAAAAGAAGGATACCGATAAAGGATAGCAAAGAGACAAAGTTTTGGGTTACGTTCGGTCTGAAGgatggataaagagaaaacgagaaagggagatggtgggagaaaaagaatcgcAGGCATCTAGTCGCACTAGCAGCCCTTGTCGTCTCGACGGTCGCTTAATTTCGTTTTGGTATTACTTTACAGAGTAATCGTATACCGGTCGAATAGCGAAGCCAAGCATCTGCGAGTCTCATCGGCTGACTCCTCCTTGTCTGCGTTCAGCGAGAGAGGCGAGAGGGCAAGCGGTGTCGCGTGTCGCTCGCGCGAGGGTCGTAGTAGGGTCGCAGGAGGGTCGCGACACCGTCATCatccgaagaaagaaagggtctagctttttttctttctctttctctttccttgtcGAGCGCGCAAAAACGAGAAACTTTAACGACGTAATAACGACGTACGGCTTCGTTCCTCTTACCACTCTTATAGGATACGGATCTAgcatacaaaataaaataaaagcagttttcctttatctttacCTCAGGAGATCAGAttcgagggagagagagagagagagagagagagagagagagagagagagagagagagagagcaatcgTCGAGAGGTAAATATTCTTGGAGGGACAGCGATTTGCGTATGCATATATTCACGCGAATGTCTCTCGCGTATGTAcgtagaaaggaaagaaatgaaatatagacCACGCGTAACCGGCAAGACCATCGTAAATCATGCCAAAAGCAAATATATCGTAGGCATTCGCGTGCCTTTCTATTAAAAGATTCACGATCGCGGAGAAAGTttcgaaaggaaggaaaaaacatCGTCCTTggggaataaataaataaaggaaaaaagggagaaaggctttttccttcctcccgatttttttcttatatttttgcGAAATAGATTATTCCCCGAATGCGGTAAATTTGAGCTCGCTCTTATTAGATAGGTATCGTCGCGTAGATAGGTAGTATTATCGCGGTCTACGAATACGAATAATATTCGACGATCATCCTAGGATTTGTCATTTTGATCGTTGATCAATGGCGATCTGTCGTATCGCAGAGAGGataacgaaagaaggaaagaagatgatGGACTGTTCCATTCGTAAAACTAGAAAATCTAATCGGATCAGGtaactaaatattttttcatatttatatcgataaatacgGATATCGATATCCGTAGTTACTTTATACCGCACGTCGTGTATGCCGTGCGTCGTGTAAATATTGGATTTTCGCATTAGTCGCATCCGGTACGTCCTATTTCGATCGCTTCGAAGCGAAGCCGATCGCTCGCGATATAGGCACGCACGAtaggtataataaaatgaagaggTGCGCTGAACTAGAAGAGGGATTGACGATGAAGTTTTGGAAAGGGCAGGTCGAGGAGAATTAGAAACTCATAGTTAGCCTCGATACGTACTCGATAATATCCGGAGCgaagaaaggggaagaaaaggaCGGGCTCGAGCGCCGCTAATCGACATATtctcgataatttatttttttctcgaactTACCTTACAATACAAGGATAAAACGATTCGACGTCCTTTGCACGTTTCTCTCCGATTCCTTTGCAAGCCTGAAGACTTGCGAACTTTTTACGAACGACGTGGCTAACGAGACGAGAAGATAAGAAGGAGGAgacgagaagaaggagaatgaaaattatcgtCGCTCGGACGAGAAGAAAGGTTGCAGCTAAGCAACACTTTtatacacgcacacgtacacacacacacacacacacacacacacacatatatgtatctgtcgaaagaaacaaaatagaaacaaaatgagGCAAATATCTCTGATACATTTTGCGAACCATCACCGGAAATCGATACTCGCGGAAGGAttcgaacgagcgaacgaaccgATGAGATCGAATACGGCCACATACAAATACAGGATAATGGAATAGTGAgtttgattttttcatttctctctttctctttatctttctctctctctctctctctctctctctctctctctatgtgtgtgtgtgtgtgtgtatgtatatatctatttatctatctgtctatttcCGTTGGCGCGTATAGCAAACCGACGGAGACGACAATagcaaaggaaaaagtatCGTTTTAAACGCCGATTGATGGAGATGAAACGAAGAGATGGTAGAAATATAGGAAAGCGACAGGAACATAGTCGAGCAATGTCATACTTGCGTGCACCCGCATTCATGGTATCGTCGTTCCCCGACAATAGCCAAATTGCCGGATACGTCGCATCCGCGAAAGCGATCGTCCAAAGCCCGAAATTTCCGCTTTCTCTCGTTCATCGTGACGTTACGTCCTTCGAGATCTCTCCCAATGTCCTCGCAAAGtctataatacattatatgaaCATTATTGCATTTTATTAGTCGCGTCAAAGTATCTCGTTTAACGAACGACGATCTCGTACGACGAAAACTCGTACGGcgtaggaaaggaaaggaaacgagGCTATCGACGCGTTATCGCTCTTCGCCTAGAATTTCTCATGCTAATAAGCGGTATGGCGACCAACTGAACGCATCGAAGAAACTAACATTTTATGGGACGAAACATTCAGTCAGCCGATCAGAACGTCAGTAACCATAACGAACGTTGAAAAATCCCACGACGAAAATcttatcccttttttctcattttcttcttcctttgtcCATTCACAACGAATGAATCTGTGATAAAAAATCGCCCAAATGGTTTTTGCCTTTGAAACTTATCTTTAATCGATTTGATTCCATGGAGAGAAACGTGATTATCCATTGAAGAACTAATATGTTCttgaaaaaacattttcattttttacttgCTTCGGGAAAAGACGAGTGTACCTGGTATGCGGTTACCGCGTGCTCTCCAAGtccgccgccaccgccaccgccctCGGCACGATCTAACGGCGCGCGTCTCTAAGCTCTCGCGGTGCACCGCGTTACTGTTCCATTTCAGTTTTCATTTCAGCTTCTCTCGAGACGCAACCAGCCCTTTAGCGTTTATTTGATAAACACGCAAAGAGTCGCTCGACTCGTATCTCTTGCCAACAGGCTCGTCCAAAATATAAAAGACGCTATCCAGTCCGTCTGTTGTCGGTTGCATCGGAAAACAAACATTACGAAATTATAACGCGTGCGCTTAGGCATCGTCAATTTTCTGCCTGGTTTACGTCCGCGGAGAACTTGATACCACCTCATCTTCCTGTACCCTTTTTCCTCCACCGGTATCGTcagaacgaagaaacgaacgataaactaacgtacatatttatacacgtgtgtatatatatatatatatatatatatatatatatatacacacacacacacgcatatatacgtatctgtTGCAACCCATACGTAAAAGCGTATATTTGAAGCAGACGCACGCgataaagttatttttttccaacgTCATGGTACACCACGTGCACTTGAAACGTACGGCAGATGGTCCGATGACCCTGCCTTCGACCGGACACACACGGACGACGAAGAGGATGCCTTCCTGCTTTTTAATCAGTTccatttaaaatctttttcgatGTTTAAAATGCACGGGAAATCCAATTAATTTGTCTCGAGTTAAGTGTAACGATTGGAAGGATCTTAAAACGGTCGTTATTAATTCGCTCCAACATCgtcgtaatataataaaggtaCTATTCGAAAAGCGCGCTCTTAAGACAGAAACGGTGTAAAGATGGATATAGGCAATGCTCGAGGCTACGCGAGTCGCATCGAAATTCAAGGATTAAACTGTGCGATCGAAGGGACGATGCGAACGTGCGCATACAGTCGTAAAGCCATAATGTTCTTTGGAATATTAATCAAGATAATAGCGATGCTATACCTTACGACTTTAATATGTACGTAAGTGGATATAAatacgttttaatattttacacgaTTATCTCAGATCAAGGGGCATACGACGAGGCGTAAACGACTATAAGACCGTAGGACTAAATGGAATAGGGAAAACTTATGTTTTTCTATGTGTTCTGGGAACGCGGTACGTCCTTTACGTATAAGAGAGACACACGCGAAACAACCAAATTTCTCTAGGCATTGTGAGTCGCGAGTCTCACGGGAAAGAGGCAAGACCGCTCCgttcattttaattcatttccaTTATTGAAATGTCCAACTAGAGCTCGTGCCTCTATCCTGTCGCGTCTATTGTCTATTATCATTCTAGCAAATATAGGAATCAACATGAGAGAAACCCCTCTATACGCTCTCGATTCTTCTCTAgatcgttataaaaaatttttcttcgcgaACGATACCACCACCGATTCGCAGACATTTTTACCATTTCTTTCAAACACCCTGATACATAATTCTCAAATTTAagactttttatttcaaagcatcatttttttcatcgcCTTTATCTGCGAGATATAATTTCCTCTTTGGACGATACTCACTTGAAACTTTGGGGATAGTTTTGGTATGTCAAAGGAAAGACTAACGATGACCAGAGgcagcaaagaaagaaatagcaaGAGgagcgagtgagtgagtgagtgagtgagtgagatagatagatagatagatagatagatagatagatagatagagggagagagagagagagagagagagagagagagagagagagagagagagagagagagcaagcaattattttcattacgcACCGCATCTGTCGCAGACAGAATTCTTCAGCTCTCTAAATTTCATGAGTCAATTAATGCGCGCGCGCTCTCGCACATAGCCTACCTACGTATCTAGAAACGTGTATATAATTGgagataatcgattttttcaaataaaaggcGGCAAAATATTTGCGTACCTATCGCGATCGagtgaaagattaaaaaacaatatgCTAATGGAGAATCGTAAATTGGATggaacgacaatgacgacgtaAAGTCCGAGTTTATTTAAAACACGCAGCAGAATTCGAAAAGGCgtcaccgtcgtcgtcgtttctcgAAGATTTGTTTCGAGACGATGGAAAGTGGTGATGGAGGAGAATCCTCGATATCGCCAAGTCACATCTACCGTCGAAGGCGCGCTCGACAAAGAACCGATTGAGAGACGAAGCAAGAATGTTGGCGGCGCGGCGAGCGTGATGGGAACGATATTAGATAGGCTAGGCTGTCATAGGCAAGGTTGAAGGCTGCTAGACGAGGGCAAACGAAAAATTAGGGATTAGGGCGAGGCGAATTGTGACTTACCCTCGGTGCCAAGAGCAAAGAGCAGTAAGAGAAGAATAGGTCCGAGTTTGCGAAGCCAATCCATGCTGGTGGTAACGATGAAAACGGCGATGACGAGAAGGGAAAATCGTCCAAGTTACTTCTGCTTCGAGGACGTCGCGACGTCGCCCGAAGGAGGAGACGCGCGCCAGCGCGACGCTATCCCTGCTTCGGCCCTGGCACGGCCCTGGCACGGCTCTAGTCAGGTCGTACGTTGCCCTTTGACATCCACCGCGATAACGGGAGCGGCGGTCATCGAGagttccttcctctctctctctctctctctctctctctctctctctctctctctctgtacctTTATCttgggcgcgcgcgcgcgcgcgccacGCACCTATACGTTCTACCGCCAAAATGTTCTCCTTGACCTCTGACAAGGAACGACACCGTGAGTACGATACGTGCGATAACGTGTGACAGCCACGATGATCGTGCGTACTAGGACACGCGTCGCGCGGAAATACCGGTCGCCAAGAAGGCCTTTGCCTCGAGAACCGCGCGTTGCCTCCGACGCCAACGCCaccgacaacgacgacgacgctgTCGCCACTGCCATcgctgccgccgccgccgccgccgccgccgccgccgccgccgccgccgccgccgtcgccgccaccaccaccgccatcaccaccaccgTCACTGTCGAAGACTCAAATTGTCGAACTTACTCGCTTTCCTCCCTTGTTGCGTTTTAGATATGCCAACTCGGAATTTTGCTTcttctatttcgttttatcgtttgtGCTACAAGTTTTTCTCGATACAATGCTTCTTTCATTAACtagttctttctcttccaaatCTTATGAACGCAGTTGCGCAAACGTTGAATCAAATTCTCTTTTCGCTCAAAAGTtcgaaatttcttattatcgaGTATTCAAATTGGCTAGTCCAATTGAAATGACGGAGAGATAAAATCAAACGTTCATATCGACATTTCGAATACGGCTATGGGTACGAATACGTACATAAGTAGGTGGCTCCATAGTTTACGACCACGCCTATCGTTGAGCTCCATATTTCGCTTTTTATCCGATATTCTATTTCGTTGTAGCTTTTAAACTCTTACGTATAGGACATACAGGTTATTTTGTACATTGTAACTGTTCCAATTTATCGGATCTCGTTCTACTTTTCTGGCGTGAGCAAATACCTGTCCATGTATGAGGCACACTTATTCTCTCATCGACACGTATCCGACACTATCCATGTTCTTATATTAGGCTCACTGGAATCATCGTCggtgaaaaaaaatgacgaccTTCGCCAgtactatatgtatatccttTATGAATATTACGAAAATGCAACTATATATGGTAGGACATGTATGTCTAGGTTGAACGTAATTGTTGGCATTCCTTTAACTTGAGCCATGAGATAGGTGGCAGGAGAAAGCGTGAAACGCACGAGAGGAAGGAAATACTGTGCCTTCGTGCAAAAGTTAAGAACAAAAGAATGACTGCACCGACGGCTGAGCTAATGAGAAATAATCGAGTTAAGCCGAGTTATTTTAAACGGAAAAGTTGCACTCGAAAGGATGCGGCTCGAATGAGATGAGTTGGGTCGACGAAATTAACGGGTCGAATTAGCTTTTAACTCGTCGAGGAAAACGCGTAGACCTTGTGTACCGCTTGATAGGAAAAAGCGTATTTAAGAGTGCGCACGttacgtatctacgtatgtgtacaaatataaaataatgaacgtACAAACACGtagaacgtacgtacgtgcacGCGAAAAAAGTATTTCTATGTCGCTCTATGGGATAGTTTCTGGGTACGCGCTTTTCTACTTATGCACGCGTTTCTACGTACGCATGCGTATCTCATCACTGGTGTTATTTAACGGCGAAAGCTTTGCTCTCATATTATGtttgtgcatatatatgtgtgtgtgtgtgtgtgcgtgcgtgtgtgtgtgtgtgtgtgtatatatatatatatatatatatatatataagacgaACGAATCGTACGTTTAATAGATTAGCGCGTATCGGTAACTGGATTGTACATACTTTcttggtataaaaaaaaaatgatgtatatatatatatatatgtatatttattactaaatTCGAAGATTCGCGATAGTAGGTACTTATTTTAAGATTTGAAACGTTTCGAATTAACGATGGAACAGTAGCTTCGTTTAGGGTTCTTACCAAGCACTTTAAAGAACCTTTCAGCGCGGGGCTATAGTTTATACGTCTATTGCCCGTATATATGCGCAAGTCGATTGAACGAGTCTCTTGTAGCGCTTTTATTTCCTGCCCTCGTTTAGCTCGCGCATCTCGTAGAACCCGCATTTCGTACAATTACCCAAAAGGTCCATTCGTTCCATTTAAAAGAttgaaattttacgaaaaCTTGTTCGACCGTACGAGAAGAGCCTAGTAAATGTCTGGTAACGTTGGACTTTGCAAAGTTACGAGCTTTATCCAGGTCCGTCCGATAGG from Vespa velutina chromosome 3, iVesVel2.1, whole genome shotgun sequence includes:
- the LOC124947541 gene encoding uncharacterized protein LOC124947541 isoform X2 — encoded protein: MRVHAKVEALRMLELVIPQYVVRGQNIRLECSFSLDGEILYSVKWYKDGNEFYRYVPRDMPPVLVFPLPGVTVDIHNSTERSVVLYSVNLMSSGRYRCEVSAEAPSFQTVSDHSDMMVVALPENGPVITGRPGRRRYQVSDVVRFNCTSAKSKPAAMLSWFINGEPVDPQYLRGPHITEVDREGLETAVLGLEFRLRTKHFKKGDMKIKCLATIATVYWKSNELSIEGERPLKIPVMESRETRAQGHTHAEHILASGTVKSIASSLSLLTLGLLIFR
- the LOC124947541 gene encoding uncharacterized protein LOC124947541 isoform X1 — translated: MDWLRKLGPILLLLLFALGTEEVEALRMLELVIPQYVVRGQNIRLECSFSLDGEILYSVKWYKDGNEFYRYVPRDMPPVLVFPLPGVTVDIHNSTERSVVLYSVNLMSSGRYRCEVSAEAPSFQTVSDHSDMMVVALPENGPVITGRPGRRRYQVSDVVRFNCTSAKSKPAAMLSWFINGEPVDPQYLRGPHITEVDREGLETAVLGLEFRLRTKHFKKGDMKIKCLATIATVYWKSNELSIEGERPLKIPVMESRETRAQGHTHAEHILASGTVKSIASSLSLLTLGLLIFR